The following coding sequences lie in one Polluticoccus soli genomic window:
- a CDS encoding bifunctional UDP-N-acetylmuramoyl-tripeptide:D-alanyl-D-alanine ligase/alanine racemase — protein MVTVEQRTDTGQILKWSNGTWLQHNADKAIEELVIDTRKIAQPSQALFIALKSSRRDGHSFIKDAYEKGVRNFLVSVELDTAPFPDANFILVKDTLVALQQLVGARRKQFKIPVIGITGSNGKTIVKEWLYQLLNESYNTVRSPKSYNSQIGVPLSVWLMKPQHKLAIFEAGISQPGEMEHLGGIIRPDIGVFTNIGEAHSEGFLNTRQKINEKLMLFRYASQLVYCKDYPELNECVVQFMHQLKGAGGNHLSLFTWSQKVEADLQIKHIVKDGNKANIEALWKDEQLTITIPFTDPASIENAIHCWCVMLLMGIPHDVISTRMMALHPVSMRLELRQGINDSTIINDSYNSDLTSLLIALDYLEQQKQHRQHTVILSDMLQIARADADLYEEVAEHISRRNIQRFIGIGPSLYKNRLSFKKNKKLRSVFFKSTDDFLKKFHLITFDSEAILLKGARVFTFEKIATLLEQKVHQTVLSINLSSLTHNLNVFRSKLKPGVKTMAMVKAFSYGSGSYEIANLLQYSGVDYLSVAYTDEGVSLRKAGITMPIMVMSPDATSFDRMIAWKLEPEIFSTQSLRAFTAMAQTLQVQGYPVHIKLDTGMHRLGFMAHDIEPLVKELELNPYVKVASIFSHLAASEDPAEDAFTAGQAAAFDQMSKQITDHLPYKPMLHLCNSSGIVRHPALHYDMVRLGLGLYGVESSKTMQKQLRQVSTLKTIIAQIKDIPVGDTVGYGRKAVATSEMRTATISIGYADGYPRSLGNSKAHVLIHGKPAKVIGVVCMDMCMVDITHIPEAREGDEVIVFSPELPITQLAEWAGTIPYELMTGVSQRVKRVYENEI, from the coding sequence ATGGTTACAGTAGAACAAAGAACGGATACAGGACAGATCTTGAAGTGGAGTAATGGTACATGGCTACAGCACAACGCTGATAAGGCCATTGAAGAATTAGTTATAGATACCAGGAAGATTGCTCAACCCTCACAAGCACTCTTTATTGCTTTAAAAAGCTCACGCCGTGATGGGCACAGCTTCATCAAAGACGCATACGAGAAAGGTGTCAGGAACTTCCTGGTGAGTGTGGAGCTGGATACAGCACCATTCCCGGATGCTAATTTTATCCTTGTAAAAGATACGCTTGTCGCGCTACAACAGTTGGTAGGTGCGCGCCGCAAGCAGTTCAAGATACCGGTTATTGGTATTACAGGTAGCAACGGAAAAACGATCGTAAAGGAGTGGCTCTACCAGCTGCTCAACGAAAGCTATAATACTGTACGCAGCCCTAAAAGCTATAATTCACAGATAGGGGTGCCGCTCTCCGTGTGGCTGATGAAACCGCAGCATAAGCTGGCAATATTTGAGGCAGGTATTTCTCAGCCCGGTGAAATGGAACACCTTGGTGGCATTATCCGGCCAGATATCGGTGTGTTCACCAATATTGGCGAAGCGCATAGCGAAGGTTTTCTCAACACCAGGCAAAAGATCAATGAAAAGCTGATGCTGTTTCGCTATGCGAGCCAGCTGGTATATTGTAAAGATTACCCCGAGCTAAATGAATGCGTAGTGCAATTCATGCACCAGTTAAAAGGGGCGGGAGGAAACCATCTCTCGTTGTTCACATGGTCGCAAAAAGTGGAGGCAGACCTGCAAATAAAGCATATCGTTAAAGATGGTAACAAGGCAAACATAGAAGCCTTATGGAAAGATGAGCAGCTTACGATCACCATCCCGTTTACAGACCCGGCTTCAATAGAAAACGCCATACATTGCTGGTGTGTGATGCTGCTCATGGGCATACCGCACGACGTTATCTCTACGCGTATGATGGCGTTGCACCCCGTGTCTATGCGCCTCGAGTTGCGACAGGGTATTAACGATAGCACCATCATCAACGACTCTTACAATTCAGACCTTACCTCGTTATTGATAGCGCTTGATTACCTGGAGCAACAGAAGCAGCACAGGCAGCATACTGTCATTCTTTCGGACATGCTGCAAATTGCCCGAGCCGATGCAGACCTGTACGAAGAGGTGGCAGAACACATCAGCAGACGAAATATCCAGCGCTTTATAGGCATTGGTCCTTCGCTTTATAAGAACCGGTTGTCGTTCAAAAAGAACAAAAAACTACGCAGTGTATTCTTTAAGTCTACAGATGACTTTCTGAAGAAATTTCACCTGATAACTTTCGACAGCGAAGCGATATTGCTGAAAGGAGCACGGGTATTTACTTTCGAAAAAATAGCAACGCTGCTCGAGCAGAAAGTGCATCAGACGGTGTTATCGATCAACCTTTCATCGCTTACCCATAATCTCAACGTTTTTCGCTCAAAACTGAAACCGGGTGTGAAGACAATGGCTATGGTGAAAGCCTTTTCGTATGGTAGCGGTAGCTATGAGATAGCTAACCTGTTGCAATATTCCGGTGTCGACTATTTGTCGGTTGCCTATACCGATGAAGGCGTCAGCTTGCGTAAAGCTGGTATTACCATGCCCATCATGGTCATGAGTCCCGATGCAACTTCATTCGACCGAATGATAGCCTGGAAGCTGGAGCCAGAGATATTCAGCACGCAATCTCTCAGGGCTTTTACCGCTATGGCGCAAACGCTGCAGGTGCAGGGTTATCCTGTGCATATTAAGTTGGACACAGGGATGCACCGCCTTGGTTTTATGGCGCACGACATAGAGCCGCTGGTGAAAGAACTGGAGCTGAATCCTTATGTAAAAGTAGCCAGTATATTCAGTCACCTGGCAGCCAGCGAAGACCCGGCTGAAGATGCATTCACTGCAGGGCAGGCAGCAGCTTTCGATCAGATGTCAAAACAGATAACGGATCATTTACCTTATAAGCCAATGCTGCATTTGTGCAACTCATCAGGCATTGTTCGTCACCCGGCATTGCATTACGATATGGTTAGATTAGGGTTGGGTTTGTATGGCGTCGAAAGCAGCAAAACGATGCAGAAGCAATTGCGGCAGGTAAGCACCTTAAAAACCATCATTGCGCAAATAAAGGATATTCCAGTAGGAGATACTGTAGGCTACGGACGAAAAGCTGTAGCAACGAGTGAAATGCGTACGGCAACGATCAGTATTGGCTATGCGGATGGCTATCCTCGTTCGCTGGGCAATAGCAAAGCGCATGTACTGATACATGGTAAGCCCGCTAAAGTTATTGGGGTAGTGTGTATGGATATGTGCATGGTGGATATTACCCACATTCCCGAAGCACGCGAAGGCGATGAAGTGATCGTTTTCAGTCCGGAACTGCCTATCACTCAGCTGGCGGAGTGGGCTGGCACCATCCCATACGAATTGATGACAGGTGTATCTCAGCGCGTGAAGCGTGTGTATGAAAATGAGATATAG
- a CDS encoding DUF4340 domain-containing protein: MKKNIVYIVLLAVLGAGVWYFLFSDKNVFGVNEADFTVKDTNAVYRIYLADKMGNAVTLERKEQGWMLDNKYPVLPSSLGVLMKTMATQEAMYPVPENMHNSVIKNMAAKAIKVELYNKKGDPMQVFYVGGQVGENAGSYMLMEGASKPYVVQIPGFEGYLSPRYSTKVADWRDRTVFNAAPENIQSVSVTYPSEPLNSFVLNSVGKEKFEVKIDPALAQTGTFNERRATVYAGYFQNINLEGYLNGLPGLDTMIAAAKKRCTVELVTKDGKKQLVDIYWKPLGKRSKNLDVQDPDIPEGFDADRFYAVFNNQKDTAIIQRATFDKMFRRSFEFYMADQQPATAADTLPGGSVKIPVH; this comes from the coding sequence ATGAAAAAAAACATTGTCTATATAGTGCTGTTGGCTGTACTTGGTGCGGGTGTTTGGTATTTCCTTTTTAGCGATAAAAATGTGTTCGGTGTCAACGAAGCAGATTTTACTGTTAAGGACACAAATGCTGTCTATCGCATTTACCTGGCCGATAAAATGGGCAACGCGGTAACATTGGAGCGGAAGGAACAGGGATGGATGCTGGACAATAAGTATCCTGTGTTACCCTCATCTCTTGGTGTGTTGATGAAAACAATGGCTACCCAGGAAGCAATGTACCCTGTGCCTGAGAATATGCACAACTCGGTGATCAAAAACATGGCAGCTAAAGCGATCAAAGTTGAGTTGTACAACAAAAAGGGAGATCCTATGCAGGTGTTTTACGTAGGTGGCCAGGTAGGAGAGAATGCAGGTAGCTATATGCTGATGGAAGGCGCTTCGAAACCTTACGTGGTACAGATACCCGGCTTTGAAGGATACTTGAGTCCACGCTATAGCACGAAAGTAGCCGACTGGAGAGATCGTACAGTATTTAACGCCGCGCCTGAAAATATCCAATCTGTCTCAGTCACCTATCCTTCTGAGCCATTGAATAGCTTCGTACTGAATAGTGTTGGTAAGGAAAAATTTGAGGTGAAGATCGACCCGGCGCTGGCTCAAACAGGAACATTTAATGAGCGTAGGGCAACAGTGTATGCAGGTTATTTCCAGAACATCAATCTCGAAGGATATCTGAATGGTCTTCCCGGGCTTGATACTATGATCGCAGCGGCGAAAAAAAGGTGCACGGTGGAACTGGTTACAAAAGATGGTAAAAAACAGCTGGTAGATATTTACTGGAAACCACTTGGCAAACGAAGCAAGAACCTGGATGTGCAGGATCCGGATATCCCTGAGGGCTTTGATGCAGACAGGTTCTATGCTGTTTTCAACAATCAGAAAGACACTGCCATTATCCAGCGTGCCACCTTCGATAAGATGTTCAGAAGGTCGTTTGAATTTTACATGGCCGATCAGCAACCCGCTACAGCTGCAGATACACTACCCGGTGGCTCTGTGAAAATTCCAGTACACTAG
- the gldG gene encoding gliding motility-associated ABC transporter substrate-binding protein GldG, with product MATNTQPKRKSQQRQAAFRLLILVAILVCINMLAARFHYGLDLTREKRFTLSTATKNLLRNMDDVAVVNVYLKGNFPAGFQRLSEATRERLQSFREYAGSKIVFRFIDPFEGKSEMEKKAIYQQLVTKGIMPVELNVKDAEDGSSQKVIFPYALVQYNNREMAVRLLDNKIGLTPLEILNYSESMLEYKFAGAINKLSSPAKPEIAYIMGHGEALGAHTYDLLTTLAGIYTVDTIDLVNSLYISPVYKAVIINKPTQRIDDRDKFKIDQYVMNGGRVLWAVESLNATMDSMQFHKGGDVKSPEFLAMDYGLNLDDQLFKYGVRVNPTLVEDMQCLEIPVTVGVVNNNPQIELRPWIYFPLFTPESRHPIVNNMGEVFGRFVSTIDTIANPEIKKTILLTSSKYSRVSQAPARVSLAMVQFAPRPEMFKQPSQPVAVLLEGKFKSVFQNQLTPQFLQILRDSIKRPFKPEADSASKMIVIADGDMLLNDFTESMGPMEMGYWRFTKSLYSNKAFILNCLEYLTDNAGLLEARSKDTRLRLLDGGRVRDEKNTWQALNIGLPIALVLIFASAYLFFRKRRYEKKA from the coding sequence ATGGCAACTAACACACAACCTAAAAGAAAAAGTCAGCAAAGGCAGGCTGCTTTCCGCCTGCTGATACTGGTAGCTATACTAGTTTGCATCAACATGCTGGCGGCAAGGTTTCACTATGGGCTCGACCTGACGCGTGAGAAACGCTTTACGCTTTCGACTGCTACCAAAAACCTGCTGCGCAATATGGACGATGTAGCAGTGGTGAACGTTTACCTGAAGGGTAATTTCCCCGCAGGCTTTCAGCGCCTGAGCGAAGCAACACGCGAGCGCCTGCAATCCTTCCGAGAATATGCTGGCTCTAAGATCGTCTTCCGTTTTATCGATCCTTTTGAAGGTAAGTCTGAAATGGAAAAGAAAGCGATATACCAGCAGCTTGTGACTAAAGGGATAATGCCTGTAGAGCTGAACGTGAAAGACGCTGAAGACGGCAGTTCGCAAAAAGTGATCTTCCCGTATGCGCTGGTACAATACAACAACCGCGAAATGGCGGTGCGTTTGCTCGATAATAAGATCGGCCTCACTCCGCTCGAGATACTGAACTATTCAGAGTCTATGCTTGAGTACAAGTTTGCCGGTGCCATTAATAAATTATCATCGCCTGCCAAACCTGAGATCGCATATATCATGGGGCATGGCGAAGCGCTGGGTGCTCACACTTACGATCTGCTGACAACACTTGCCGGTATTTATACAGTAGATACTATTGACCTCGTCAACAGCTTGTACATCTCACCTGTTTATAAAGCCGTTATCATCAACAAACCCACACAGCGTATCGACGACAGGGATAAGTTTAAGATCGACCAGTATGTAATGAATGGGGGGCGTGTGCTGTGGGCTGTTGAGTCGCTCAATGCTACAATGGACAGCATGCAGTTCCATAAAGGAGGTGATGTGAAATCTCCTGAGTTCCTGGCTATGGACTATGGCCTGAACCTGGACGATCAGCTGTTTAAATACGGTGTGCGCGTAAATCCAACCCTGGTTGAAGACATGCAATGCCTGGAGATACCAGTTACCGTTGGTGTCGTAAATAACAATCCGCAGATCGAGTTACGCCCGTGGATATATTTCCCATTATTTACCCCCGAGTCAAGGCATCCTATCGTCAACAACATGGGCGAAGTATTTGGCCGCTTTGTTAGCACAATAGATACTATCGCTAACCCGGAGATCAAAAAGACTATACTGTTGACATCGTCAAAATATAGCAGGGTATCGCAGGCTCCGGCACGCGTGAGTCTTGCCATGGTGCAATTCGCCCCACGTCCCGAAATGTTCAAACAGCCATCTCAGCCGGTAGCTGTGTTGCTGGAGGGTAAATTCAAATCTGTTTTCCAAAACCAGCTTACACCCCAATTCCTGCAGATACTTCGTGATTCGATCAAGCGTCCGTTCAAACCGGAAGCAGACAGCGCAAGCAAGATGATCGTGATCGCTGATGGTGATATGTTGCTGAATGATTTTACAGAATCGATGGGCCCTATGGAAATGGGATACTGGAGATTCACTAAGAGTCTTTACTCAAACAAGGCATTTATACTGAACTGTCTCGAATACCTCACCGACAATGCTGGTCTGCTGGAGGCACGTTCGAAAGACACACGTCTGCGTCTGTTGGATGGTGGTCGTGTACGGGATGAAAAGAATACGTGGCAGGCCCTTAACATTGGATTGCCTATTGCACTTGTATTGATATTTGCGTCGGCCTACCTGTTCTTCAGGAAGCGTCGTTATGAAAAGAAAGCTTAA
- the gldF gene encoding gliding motility-associated ABC transporter permease subunit GldF, with product MRSVFIKEINSFFSSIVGYVAVLVFLVACGLFLWVIPDSSILDYGYANLDRFFELAPWFLMLLIPAVTMRSFADEFRSGTIEWLSTKPLSDMDIILGKYFASLALVVFALIPTLVYVYTVDNLSLIENNLDTGSIIGSYIGLLFLAGGFTAIGVFCSSITNNQIVGFLIGLFACYLLYNGFESLSKIPSFAEGIDYYLSMIGMSFHYGSISRGLIDSRDVIYFLSVIVLFVSLTRLSLNRRTWDTATQD from the coding sequence ATGCGCAGTGTTTTCATCAAAGAGATCAATTCTTTTTTCAGTTCAATAGTTGGCTATGTGGCGGTACTGGTTTTCCTGGTAGCCTGCGGCTTATTTCTATGGGTGATACCCGATTCAAGCATATTGGATTATGGGTATGCCAACCTCGACCGTTTTTTTGAACTGGCGCCATGGTTCCTGATGCTGCTCATCCCGGCCGTTACGATGCGCTCGTTCGCAGATGAGTTTCGCAGCGGTACTATCGAGTGGCTGTCAACCAAACCGCTGAGCGATATGGACATCATCCTGGGCAAGTACTTTGCATCGCTGGCACTGGTGGTATTCGCATTAATTCCTACACTGGTTTACGTGTACACAGTAGATAACCTGTCGCTGATCGAGAACAACCTCGACACTGGTAGCATCATAGGCTCTTACATAGGTCTCCTGTTCCTTGCTGGTGGGTTTACCGCGATCGGCGTTTTTTGCTCATCGATCACCAACAACCAGATCGTAGGTTTCCTTATCGGTCTTTTTGCCTGCTACCTGTTATACAACGGTTTTGAGTCGCTGAGTAAAATACCCTCGTTTGCTGAAGGCATCGACTATTACCTGAGCATGATCGGTATGTCATTCCATTATGGCTCTATCAGCCGCGGTTTGATCGACAGCAGGGATGTCATTTACTTTTTGTCGGTTATCGTATTGTTTGTTTCACTTACCCGCCTGTCACTGAACCGCCGTACATGGGATACGGCAACGCAAGATTGA
- a CDS encoding winged helix-turn-helix domain-containing protein, whose amino-acid sequence MFKELDPILHSQLRLAVVSLLVSLEEAEFKFLKDKTGATAGNLSAQLEKLKQAGYVEINKSFRNNYPLTTCKISKKGIQAFEAYVNALKGYIEPEEKSQQ is encoded by the coding sequence ATGTTTAAGGAACTAGACCCCATACTACACTCGCAGCTCAGGCTGGCAGTCGTTTCATTGCTCGTATCGCTTGAAGAAGCTGAATTCAAGTTTCTGAAAGATAAAACAGGAGCAACGGCCGGTAATCTGAGCGCCCAATTGGAAAAACTGAAGCAGGCCGGGTATGTGGAAATAAACAAGTCGTTTCGCAACAACTACCCCCTCACCACCTGCAAGATCAGTAAAAAAGGCATCCAGGCATTTGAGGCTTATGTCAACGCACTGAAAGGGTATATAGAGCCGGAAGAAAAGAGCCAACAATAA
- a CDS encoding acyl-CoA desaturase, translating into MAVLLFFLGHHYFSLFFQTFFQHRYAAHAAFRMSKGWERFFYVITWIMQGSSYLSPRAYALMHRLHHAYADTDKDPHSPQFSKNLMDMMLKTWRYYAAVYDGSMPIEENYKKNVPDWKFMDRVGHSWASRIFWMGVYIWFYVTFATSPWMYLLIPIHVFMSPVHGAVINWYAHKYGYENYEMKNTSENLFPIDLIMLGEGYHNNHHKHASRANFGSRWHEIDPVYPFILLFDKLHIIRLNKALPDAIMGVNRLERDAETFAAEKKKDMVG; encoded by the coding sequence ATGGCGGTTCTTTTATTTTTCCTGGGGCATCATTATTTCTCCCTGTTTTTCCAGACTTTTTTCCAGCACCGCTATGCGGCGCATGCGGCTTTCCGTATGAGCAAGGGATGGGAGCGTTTCTTCTATGTCATTACATGGATCATGCAGGGTAGCTCTTACCTGAGCCCCCGTGCTTATGCGTTGATGCACCGCCTGCACCATGCATATGCTGACACCGATAAAGATCCGCATTCTCCCCAGTTCTCAAAAAACCTTATGGACATGATGCTGAAAACCTGGCGTTATTATGCCGCGGTTTACGATGGATCAATGCCGATAGAGGAGAACTATAAGAAGAATGTTCCGGATTGGAAATTCATGGATAGGGTAGGCCACTCATGGGCGTCACGCATTTTCTGGATGGGCGTTTACATTTGGTTCTATGTCACTTTCGCTACCTCGCCATGGATGTATCTGCTGATCCCCATCCACGTATTCATGAGCCCTGTACACGGTGCTGTCATTAACTGGTATGCGCATAAATATGGTTACGAGAACTACGAAATGAAGAATACTTCGGAAAACCTGTTCCCTATTGACCTGATCATGCTGGGTGAAGGTTACCATAACAACCACCACAAACATGCTTCTCGCGCTAACTTCGGCTCGCGCTGGCATGAGATCGATCCGGTTTATCCGTTCATCCTGCTGTTCGATAAGCTGCACATCATCAGGCTGAACAAGGCTTTGCCCGATGCCATTATGGGCGTGAACAGGCTGGAGCGCGATGCAGAGACCTTTGCTGCAGAGAAAAAGAAAGATATGGTTGGTTAA
- a CDS encoding T9SS type A sorting domain-containing protein: MKHITALISILFWSVACDAQLILYQLTATSGSQTIGGKTVTITPNGGLPGFPAACLGVKYRLHGGSSFNYSFSTPVYYTRFHVTGMDDSANTVDVASFYLNNIFYPLSSQEVTTVPNSCGVQLNYTPVVVNGKLQAIQPSIGSTTIQIDISSSSPINSLEVAHVPINGNGFQYNMYFADTGTFFYQPLLDTLKCPGDSLYLPYRVYAPFNTGNVFTVQLSDASGSFTSPTSIGMLTSGVPGTIGCKLPQNLPPGSGYRVRIMGSNPVRISDPNDTAIHILASPSAIPVATANTPCAGSTLNLGSTNAGTGVSYNWIGPNSYTATGQTPGIINAQTSHSGDYIVTASIGSCSRKDTVTATVKPMPATPTTANNGPLCPGDSLGLTGNSATGGVGYSWSGPASFTSSLQNPFVLGVNSGHGGIYSVTATLNGCTSTAGTTSVTIKPTPATPTAGSNSPVCAGGALNLSANSATGGVSYNWNGPNGFSSTTQNPSVSPAGLNAAGTYTVTASLNGCTSASGSATVAVNNVSSIGAYPSPNDTICQMNPFATLVAVPFNGGGSPQLQWFKNGNPISGATSPSYAASGVAQGDTFYCRMTALGVCTDPLVLYSPKIGLTVLPPAAAPGISIAANPGNLLSPWQTVTFTATPGGNTGSDPKYQWKRNGSDIIGATSNTWSANNLADNDEISCAIISSAWCANPANDESNKIAVHIKTGVNDIAGNSFYRVYPNPAANELTIEGAAGMQVSILNVLGQEVYSGVMTTVKDVINISQLAPGHYVLQLLGADGSRSVVKVEKE; the protein is encoded by the coding sequence ATGAAACACATCACCGCCCTTATCAGCATTCTATTCTGGAGCGTCGCTTGCGATGCACAGTTGATACTGTATCAGCTGACAGCTACTTCAGGCAGTCAAACGATTGGCGGAAAAACGGTGACAATAACTCCCAACGGAGGGTTACCTGGGTTTCCAGCGGCATGTCTTGGTGTCAAATACAGGCTTCATGGCGGCTCCAGTTTTAACTATAGTTTTTCTACGCCTGTTTATTACACACGGTTTCATGTGACAGGAATGGACGATTCTGCTAATACTGTGGACGTGGCTTCATTTTATCTGAATAATATCTTCTACCCACTTTCATCTCAAGAAGTTACAACTGTTCCCAATTCATGCGGGGTTCAGTTAAACTATACTCCGGTAGTTGTAAATGGAAAACTTCAGGCTATCCAGCCATCCATTGGCAGTACTACAATTCAGATAGACATCAGCTCCTCTTCTCCTATCAACTCGTTAGAAGTTGCGCATGTACCTATTAATGGTAATGGATTTCAATACAATATGTATTTTGCTGATACAGGCACGTTTTTTTACCAGCCCTTGCTGGATACTCTAAAATGCCCAGGGGACAGCTTATACCTACCTTACCGGGTCTACGCCCCTTTTAATACCGGCAATGTATTTACTGTTCAGTTGTCTGACGCTTCAGGCAGCTTCACAAGTCCTACGAGTATAGGCATGCTGACATCAGGCGTGCCGGGCACTATCGGCTGCAAACTGCCGCAAAATTTGCCGCCTGGTAGCGGCTACCGCGTTCGTATAATGGGCAGCAATCCTGTGCGTATATCTGATCCTAACGATACGGCCATACACATATTAGCTAGCCCTTCGGCAATACCCGTTGCTACAGCCAACACTCCGTGTGCAGGCAGTACGCTTAATCTAGGTAGTACTAATGCCGGGACGGGCGTGAGCTACAATTGGATTGGCCCTAACAGTTACACTGCCACAGGACAAACTCCCGGCATTATTAACGCACAAACCAGCCACAGTGGCGACTATATAGTAACGGCCAGCATAGGCAGCTGCAGCAGGAAAGACACGGTAACGGCAACTGTGAAGCCTATGCCTGCCACACCGACCACCGCTAACAATGGGCCGCTATGTCCGGGCGATAGCCTGGGGCTGACCGGCAACAGTGCAACTGGTGGTGTTGGCTATAGCTGGTCCGGACCGGCATCATTCACCAGCAGTCTTCAAAATCCTTTCGTGTTGGGTGTAAACTCCGGCCATGGTGGCATATACAGTGTAACTGCTACGCTCAATGGGTGTACTTCGACTGCGGGCACAACCAGTGTAACCATAAAACCAACCCCTGCCACGCCAACAGCAGGCAGCAACAGTCCCGTTTGTGCGGGTGGTGCGCTTAACCTCAGCGCCAACAGCGCAACAGGTGGTGTTAGTTATAATTGGAACGGGCCAAATGGTTTTTCTTCAACCACACAAAACCCTAGCGTCAGTCCTGCCGGCCTGAATGCAGCTGGCACATATACTGTAACTGCTAGCTTAAACGGCTGCACCTCCGCATCAGGCAGCGCTACGGTAGCTGTAAATAATGTATCGAGCATAGGCGCATATCCCAGTCCCAACGATACAATCTGCCAGATGAACCCATTTGCTACGCTTGTTGCTGTTCCCTTCAACGGTGGCGGCAGCCCTCAACTGCAATGGTTCAAAAACGGCAACCCGATAAGCGGCGCAACATCTCCGAGCTACGCGGCCAGTGGCGTTGCACAGGGCGATACGTTCTATTGCCGCATGACAGCCCTCGGCGTTTGTACAGACCCGTTGGTGCTGTACAGCCCAAAGATAGGCCTGACGGTGTTGCCACCGGCGGCGGCGCCTGGTATCAGCATCGCTGCAAATCCCGGCAACCTGTTAAGTCCCTGGCAGACGGTGACGTTCACCGCTACGCCGGGCGGCAACACAGGCAGCGATCCAAAATATCAGTGGAAGCGCAATGGTAGCGATATCATTGGTGCCACTAGCAACACTTGGAGCGCCAACAACCTTGCAGATAATGACGAGATCAGTTGCGCTATTATCAGCAGTGCGTGGTGTGCTAATCCCGCCAATGACGAAAGCAATAAGATTGCTGTCCATATAAAGACGGGTGTCAATGACATAGCTGGTAACTCATTCTATCGGGTATATCCTAACCCTGCTGCCAATGAACTGACAATAGAAGGTGCAGCAGGCATGCAGGTATCGATACTGAATGTGCTGGGGCAGGAAGTGTACAGCGGTGTTATGACTACTGTTAAAGACGTGATCAATATCTCGCAGCTGGCTCCGGGACATTACGTGCTGCAGCTTTTGGGTGCAGATGGTAGCAGGAGTGTGGTGAAGGTGGAGAAGGAATAA
- a CDS encoding penicillin-binding transpeptidase domain-containing protein, protein MRINVLLFSLLVIFASSCRESRIHEQDDWGKHFEKYGIKNGCFILRDNNHEAVYFYNKDRCLQRFCPASTFKIFNSLVALETATAPDEQMIIKWDSVVRPVAEWNHDMNMREAFKVSNVGYFQEIARRIGPNFMQHYLDSTNYGNKRMGGAIDQFWLNDTLQISADEQVGFVKRLYFNELPFSERTQRIVRSMMLQEETPNYKLYYKTGWAKLPNKQVLWVVGYIEKLERMKEHEKSMNKSDQRLYPYFFAQNFELAPNDTTKDWYNVRINLLKDVLTDFGAIKK, encoded by the coding sequence ATGCGTATTAATGTACTTCTGTTCAGCCTTTTAGTCATTTTTGCTTCTTCCTGCCGCGAATCGCGCATACACGAGCAAGACGACTGGGGCAAACATTTTGAAAAATATGGTATCAAGAATGGCTGCTTCATATTGCGCGACAATAACCACGAGGCAGTTTATTTCTATAATAAAGACCGTTGCCTGCAGCGCTTCTGCCCGGCTTCAACTTTCAAAATATTCAACTCACTGGTAGCGCTGGAAACAGCAACCGCGCCAGACGAGCAAATGATCATAAAATGGGACAGCGTAGTGCGCCCCGTGGCCGAATGGAACCACGACATGAACATGAGGGAAGCGTTCAAAGTGAGCAACGTAGGCTATTTCCAGGAGATCGCCCGCCGCATTGGACCAAACTTCATGCAGCACTACCTGGATTCTACCAACTATGGCAATAAACGCATGGGCGGTGCCATAGACCAGTTCTGGCTGAACGATACGTTGCAAATATCTGCCGACGAGCAGGTAGGTTTCGTAAAAAGACTTTATTTCAACGAACTGCCTTTCTCGGAAAGGACACAGCGCATTGTACGCAGCATGATGCTGCAGGAGGAAACACCCAACTACAAACTATACTACAAAACAGGCTGGGCCAAGCTGCCGAACAAACAGGTTCTTTGGGTTGTAGGTTATATCGAGAAGCTGGAAAGAATGAAGGAGCACGAAAAATCGATGAACAAAAGCGACCAGCGCCTGTATCCTTACTTCTTCGCACAGAATTTTGAACTGGCCCCTAACGATACTACCAAGGACTGGTACAATGTCCGGATAAACCTACTCAAGGATGTACTCACGGACTTCGGAGCGATAAAGAAATAA